In Pseudoliparis swirei isolate HS2019 ecotype Mariana Trench chromosome 11, NWPU_hadal_v1, whole genome shotgun sequence, a genomic segment contains:
- the plek2 gene encoding pleckstrin-2 yields MDSGKQNMALREGFLVKRGHLVHNWKARWFVLMPDKLLYYKYEGGKRDSCQRGGILLKDCVMTSPFLEHENRPLVFKLHTKNGVDHFLEACSREERDDWAGDITAAVGKLQTSEGVTAPKQPDPAGSQFHNIDLSKVLDSMYDVHSGINMSIHVEQGNTYSNCFSGSAVVDWLVFMQLTLTRVEAMTLASALLEEGFLRTVGLKSVEAVRTAGLGEQFLDDSTALYSFSDSLKKRGSVKAEASRSAVELSGKVIKRGYLLKQGHRRKNWKLRLFVLRSEPAYLHYYDPTKDDISPAGGFSLRSCLVSSLHDNGVPSGVKGNIQGNLFKIITQSDIHYFMQAPTHQQKTDWIDAIRQQT; encoded by the exons ATGGACTCAGGCAAGCAGAACATGGCCCTCAGAGAAGGATTCCTGGTGAAGAGG GGCCATCTGGTTCACAACTGGAAGGCTCGCTGGTTCGTGCTGATGCCGGACAAGTTGCTGTATTACAAGTACGAAGGAGGCAAAAGGGATTCGTGCCAGAGGGGGGGAATCCTCCTGAAGGACTGCGTGATGACTTCTCCTTTCCTGGAGCACGAAAACAGACCG CTTGTGTTCAAGCTCCATACAAAGAATGGGGTGGatcattttctggaggcttGTTcccgggaggagagagatgactGGGCCGGTGACATCACCGCTGCGGTCGGCAAGCTGCAGACATCTGAAGGTGTGACGGCGCCGAAGCAGCCGGACCCCGCCGGCTCCCAGTTTCACAACATCGACCTGAG CAAGGTGTTGGACTCCATGTACGACGTGCACAGCGGCATCAACATGAGCATCCACGTGGAGCAAGGCAACACTTACAGCAACTGCTTCTCAG GTTCAGCGGTGGTGGACTGGCTGGTGTTCATGCAGCTGACTCTGACCCGCGTGGAGGCCATGACGCTGGCCTCGGCCCTGCTGGAGGAGGGCTTCCTGCGGACCGTCGGCCTGAAGAGCGTGGAGGCCGTCCGCACCGCCGGCCTCGGCGAGCAGTTCCTGGACGACTCCACCGCGCTGTACAGCTTT TCTGACAGCTtaaagaagagaggaagtgtgAAGGCTGAGGCTTCGCGGTCTGCAGTGGAGCTGAGTGGAAAAGTGATCAAGAGAGGATATCTACTGAAACAG GGACACAGGAGGAAGAACTGGAAGCTGCGACTGTTTGTGCTGCGTTCAGAGCCGGCTTACCTTCACTATTATGACCCAACCAAG GATGACATCAGCCCCGCTGGCGGCTTCTCCCTGCGGTCCTGTCTGGTGTCTTCTCTTCACGATAACGGAGTTCCCTCAG gcgTGAAAGGCAACATCCAAGGCAACTTGTTCAAAATCATCACCCAGTCAGACATACATTACTTCATGCAGGCGCCGACCCACCAGCAGAAGACGGACTGGATCGATGCGATCCGACAGCAGACGTAG
- the si:ch211-10a23.2 gene encoding galectin-related protein A-like, giving the protein MEEKDKKENGEYNGKIKGGLRPSMKLVVMGIINQKAKNLEVVLSSEPQDEDTEGDVGLQLKVSFVDKAVQRNARLAGEWGRPETTLSYFPFAVGESFKMEIVCEHQQFRILVDGQPLCGFTHRLTRLASLTALRVSGDFQLTKVA; this is encoded by the exons ATGGAAGAAAAGgacaagaaagaaaat GGGGAGTATAACGGAAAGATAAAGGGTGGACTGCGGCCTTCAATGAAGCTGGTTGTTATGGGAATTATTAACCAAAAAGCCAAGAA cctgGAGGTGGTTCTGTCCAGTGAGCCTCAGGACGAGGACACAGAGGGCGACGTGGGACTTCAGCTGAAGGTGAGCTTCGTGGACAAGGCCGTCCAGCGCAACGCTCGCCTGGCTGGAGAATGGGGAAGGCCTGAAACTACCCTCTCCTACTTCCCCTTTGCAGTCGGAGAATCCTTCAAG aTGGAGATCGTTTGTGAGCACCAGCAGTTTCGCATCTTGGTGGACGGACAGCCTCTGTGCGGATTCACCCACCGGCTGACCCGGCTCGCCTCCCTCACTGCCTTACGGGTCTCCGGAGACTTCCAGCTCACCAAGGTGGCCTAG